A window of Metabacillus sp. B2-18 contains these coding sequences:
- a CDS encoding thiol-disulfide oxidoreductase DCC family protein, with product MNADNQPILLFDGVCHFCDQAVQFIIRYDKKAKFQFAALQSNTGQELLEKFQLPTTNFNSLVVIRGSSYYTKSSAVLEICKLLGGTWQLLYLFKIVPRPIRDLLYDFIARNRYKWFGKKDQCTIPKPEDRKRFLP from the coding sequence TTGAATGCAGATAATCAGCCTATTCTTCTCTTTGACGGAGTGTGTCATTTTTGCGATCAAGCTGTTCAGTTTATTATTCGATACGATAAAAAAGCTAAGTTTCAATTCGCTGCTCTGCAGTCAAACACAGGACAAGAACTCTTGGAAAAATTCCAACTTCCGACTACTAACTTCAATAGTTTAGTCGTGATTAGGGGTAGTAGCTATTATACAAAATCATCAGCTGTTCTTGAAATCTGTAAACTTCTAGGTGGAACTTGGCAACTTCTATATCTATTCAAAATAGTCCCGAGACCAATTCGAGACCTGCTATACGACTTCATTGCAAGAAATCGATATAAGTGGTTTGGCAAAAAAGATCAATGTACAATCCCAAAACCTGAGGATAGAAAAAGGTTTTTACCTTGA
- a CDS encoding DUF5366 family protein, translating into MKNTYFTSYFPLITILLFSASLSIVTVMIVIDYLQVFGIYDGMLEFFSNSGIKLALFTVFSLLFFMLFSALKLIANTVTELSLLFFSKDVAGENLTKIRGGSSIYLIGGALSLAAVQYPYAIIGIFLLATLIYFVFIVYKFSQSLTSLSLIGLVLFHVLFWFIFILGTLYLCIRLYNSVMASLPV; encoded by the coding sequence ATGAAAAATACATACTTTACTAGTTATTTTCCGCTAATTACAATCTTATTATTTAGTGCTTCGTTATCGATCGTTACAGTCATGATTGTAATCGATTATTTGCAGGTGTTTGGTATTTATGATGGAATGCTGGAATTCTTCTCTAATAGTGGGATCAAGCTGGCGTTATTTACTGTTTTTTCTCTTCTGTTTTTTATGCTGTTTTCAGCATTAAAACTAATTGCAAACACGGTTACTGAGCTTTCGCTTTTGTTTTTTTCAAAAGATGTAGCAGGTGAAAATTTGACTAAAATTAGAGGAGGATCTTCCATTTATTTAATTGGTGGGGCACTTTCTCTTGCTGCTGTTCAGTATCCTTATGCAATCATCGGAATATTTCTTTTAGCAACACTGATTTATTTTGTTTTTATCGTTTATAAATTTAGTCAGTCATTAACCTCGCTATCTTTAATAGGATTAGTGCTATTTCATGTTCTTTTTTGGTTTATCTTTATACTTGGAACATTGTATCTATGTATTAGGCTTTATAATAGTGTGATGGCGAGCTTGCCTGTCTAA
- a CDS encoding Na+/H+ antiporter subunit A: MTLLHVAILSPFLLAILIPFLYKYFRNIHTGWFVLGLPILLFVYFIQFLDSTMHGEQISYTANWIPSLGINFTAYIDGLGLLFALLISGIGALVVLYSIYYLSKEKEQLNTFYVYLLMFMGAMLGVVLSDNLIVLYTFWEFTSLSSFLLIGYWYHREKSRYGAQKSMLITIFGGLLMLGGFIMLYMMTGTFSIREIVGQVPEIAQHELFVPALILILFGAFTKSAQFPFYIWLPDAMEAPTPVSAYLHSATMVKAGIYLVARFSPVFSGTPEWFWIVSSFGIFTMFWGSFNAVKQTDLKGILAFSTVSQLGMIMSMLGVGSAALALESIDDSYYTVATLAAIFHLINHATFKGSLFMVVGIIDHETGTRDIRKLGGLMSLMPITFTISIIGAFSMAGLPPFNGFLSKEMFFTSMIRVMEMDVFNIETIGLLFPIIAWVGSIFTFIYSMVLVFKTFTGKYQPEKLKKKPHEAPIGMLISPIILASLVVIFFFFPNILAYTIIEPAMASIIPGLLGDEGHFHVHIYPWHGFTVELFMTIGVIALGIVGYLSLTKWRSVYRLVPEKLTLNKGYDAALHQLDRSSFRLTRFYMTGFIRDYLAYIFTFFILILGSALVATGGFSFSLAGTAPIGVYEAVLAFVMVIGTVTVLFSKSRLTAIIALGSVGYSLSLFFVLFRAPDLALTQLCVETVSVALFLLCFYHLPEFKKKEKKLHFKLTNLLISLGVGTIVTLIALSANSQRVSETISTYFIENSYKLAGGKNMVNVILVDFRGFDTLFEIAVLGIAALGIFGMIRLKVRREEKG, translated from the coding sequence ATGACATTATTACACGTGGCAATTTTATCACCATTTTTACTTGCCATACTTATTCCATTCCTGTATAAGTACTTTCGTAACATTCATACAGGCTGGTTTGTACTAGGATTGCCGATCCTGCTCTTTGTTTATTTTATACAATTTCTAGATTCAACGATGCACGGTGAACAAATCAGTTACACCGCAAATTGGATACCTTCTCTTGGTATTAACTTTACCGCATACATAGATGGTCTTGGACTGTTATTTGCGTTATTAATTTCTGGAATCGGTGCCTTAGTTGTACTCTATTCGATTTATTACCTATCAAAAGAGAAAGAACAATTAAACACCTTCTATGTGTATTTACTCATGTTTATGGGTGCCATGCTCGGTGTTGTTTTATCAGATAACCTAATTGTCTTATACACCTTTTGGGAATTCACATCACTTTCTTCTTTCTTGTTAATTGGTTATTGGTATCACCGAGAAAAATCACGTTACGGTGCACAGAAGTCTATGCTTATCACTATTTTCGGCGGCCTTCTCATGCTTGGTGGTTTTATCATGCTTTATATGATGACCGGTACTTTCAGCATTCGAGAAATTGTTGGTCAAGTACCGGAAATAGCACAGCATGAACTTTTTGTTCCTGCTCTTATTTTAATTTTGTTTGGAGCTTTTACAAAATCAGCGCAGTTTCCATTTTATATTTGGTTACCAGATGCAATGGAAGCACCAACACCAGTAAGTGCTTATCTCCACTCAGCAACCATGGTTAAAGCTGGGATTTATCTAGTAGCACGTTTCAGTCCTGTATTTTCCGGGACACCTGAATGGTTTTGGATTGTTTCATCATTCGGTATTTTCACGATGTTCTGGGGATCATTCAATGCAGTGAAGCAGACTGATTTAAAAGGGATACTTGCATTCTCAACAGTCAGTCAATTAGGAATGATCATGTCAATGCTCGGTGTTGGTTCCGCTGCACTAGCTCTAGAGTCTATTGATGATAGCTACTATACAGTTGCGACGCTTGCTGCTATTTTCCATCTAATAAACCATGCTACTTTTAAAGGAAGCTTGTTTATGGTGGTTGGAATTATTGACCATGAAACAGGAACACGTGATATCAGGAAGCTTGGCGGTCTTATGAGTTTGATGCCAATTACGTTCACGATATCAATTATTGGAGCCTTTTCAATGGCAGGATTGCCTCCTTTTAATGGTTTTCTTAGTAAAGAAATGTTCTTTACTAGTATGATTCGTGTAATGGAAATGGATGTTTTCAATATTGAAACAATTGGTCTATTATTTCCGATTATCGCCTGGGTTGGTAGTATTTTCACTTTTATTTACAGCATGGTATTGGTATTTAAAACCTTCACGGGGAAATATCAACCTGAAAAGCTTAAGAAGAAGCCACATGAAGCACCAATTGGAATGCTCATTTCGCCGATTATATTGGCTTCACTTGTCGTTATTTTCTTCTTCTTCCCGAACATTTTAGCTTACACGATTATTGAACCGGCGATGGCTTCAATCATTCCGGGATTACTAGGTGATGAAGGACATTTTCATGTTCATATCTATCCTTGGCATGGATTCACTGTTGAATTATTCATGACAATAGGTGTTATTGCATTAGGTATTGTCGGGTACTTATCTCTTACAAAGTGGAGATCTGTTTATCGTCTAGTTCCTGAAAAGCTAACGCTAAATAAAGGATATGATGCAGCATTACATCAACTTGATCGATCTTCGTTCCGTTTAACTAGATTTTATATGACTGGATTTATCCGTGATTATCTAGCGTATATTTTCACCTTCTTTATTCTTATTCTAGGATCTGCCTTGGTTGCGACCGGAGGATTTTCATTCTCCCTGGCAGGAACTGCTCCAATTGGTGTTTATGAGGCAGTTTTAGCTTTTGTTATGGTAATTGGTACAGTGACAGTTTTATTTTCTAAATCCCGTTTGACTGCCATTATTGCTCTAGGGTCAGTTGGATACTCATTATCACTCTTTTTCGTCCTATTTCGGGCGCCTGACCTAGCTTTAACGCAATTATGTGTGGAAACAGTATCAGTAGCGTTGTTCCTGCTTTGTTTCTACCATTTACCGGAATTTAAAAAGAAAGAAAAAAAGCTTCACTTTAAATTAACAAACCTACTTATATCTCTAGGTGTTGGTACGATCGTTACACTTATTGCT